One region of Oncorhynchus mykiss isolate Arlee chromosome 8, USDA_OmykA_1.1, whole genome shotgun sequence genomic DNA includes:
- the LOC110530040 gene encoding beta-1,3-galactosyltransferase 2, protein MGRFDNRPTIQSDLNVTVQYMHHLPTNYLVHQQYRTQHTPDLTECVTTAHVRWYTDTMQWRRRHCYTHVAGLLSLLSLLIILGHQDWLPGLRGPTWQREHLVAYTERGLHSTKEKGNHSSSQNLWRDALVPPSPPERNANLSSPQDFSFPQGITGLENSVAANASLSGEVGLRGLLTSEPYPYIINEPDKCREGNPEPFLVLLIATEANQVEARETIRQTWGNESMVPGLSFVRLFLLGVKEGRVGRLQQSSLEAESRRHRDIIQQDYMDTYNNLTIKTLMGMHWVSTHCPGTNYVMKTDSDMFVNTEYLVHKLLQPEMHPKRDYITGYLMRGYAPNRNKNSKWYMPSELYPSEVYPTFCSGTGYVFSGDLAGKIYRASLGIRRLHLEDVYVGICLAKLRIEPTPPPNEFLFNHWRVSYSSCKYSHLITSHQFHPNELLKYWHHLQSNKHNACINTSKDKVGRFQRKLQGVQPIW, encoded by the coding sequence ATGGGCAGGTTTGACAACAGACCAACAATTCAAAGTGACTTGAATGTTACGGTTCAATACATGCACCACCTCCCGACTAATTACTTGGTTCATCAACAATATCGCACACAGCATACGCCTGACCTGACCGAGTGTGTTACGACTGCCCACGTGAGGTGGTACACAGACACCATGCAGTGGAGGAGGCGCCACTGCTACACGCATGTCGCTggcctactgtctctcctctcgctcctgaTCATCCTGGGCCATCAAGACTGGCTGCCGGGCCTCAGGGGGCCAACATGGCAGAGGGAGCACCTAGTGGCTTACACCGAAAGAGGACTACACTCTACCAAAGAAAAAGGGAATCACAGCTCATCACAGAATCTATGGAGGGACGCACTGGTTCCCCCTTCGCCTCCGGAAAGAAATGCCAACCTCAGTTCCCCTCAGGACTTCTCCTTTCCACAGGGGATTACGGGACTGGAGAACTCAGTGGCGGCTAATGCTAGCTTGAGTGGGGAAGTCGGGCTAAGGGGCCTGCTGACCTCAGAGCCATACCCTTACATCATCAATGAGCCCGACAAGTGCCGGGAGGGCAACCCAGAGCCCTTCCTGGTGCTGCTGATAGCCACGGAGGCCAATCAGGTGGAAGCCAGGGAGACCATTCGGCAGACCTGGGGGAACGAGAGCATGGTCCCGGGCCTAAGCTTTGTTAGGCTCTTCCTGTTAGGCGTAAAGGAGGGCAGGGTGGGCCGCCTGCAGCAGAGCAGCCTGGAGGCCGAGAGCCGGAGGCACCGTGACATCATCCAGCAGGATTACATGGACacttacaacaacctgactataAAAACCCTGATGGGCATGCACTGGGTGTCCACGCACTGCCCGGGCACCAACTATGTCAtgaagacagacagtgacatgTTTGTCAACACAGAGTATCTCGTGCACAAGCTGCTCCAGCCAGAGATGCACCCCAAACGGGACTATATTACGGGCTACCTGATGAGGGGCTATGCACCCAACAGGAACAAGAATAGCAAGTGGTACATGCCCTCCGAGCTGTACCCCAGTGAGGTGTACCCTACTTTCTGCTCAGGAACGGGCTATGTGTTCTCAGGGGACCTGGCTGGAAAGATATACAGGGCCTCCCTGGGTATCCGCAGGCTGCATCTGGAGGACGTTTACGTGGGCATCTGCCTGGCCAAGCTGAGGATCGAACCCACGCCGCCGCCTAATGAGTTCCTGTTCAACCACTGGCGGGTGTCCTACTCCAGCTGCAAGTATAGCCACCTCATAACCTCCCACCAGTTTCACCCCAACGAACTGCTCAAGTACTGGCACCACCTGCAGAGCAACAAGCACAACGCCTGCATCAACACGTCCAAAGACAAGGTGGGCAGGTTTCAGAGGAAACTGCAGGGTGTACAGCCTATTTGGTGA